The region gtaaagcagaggcttactgaacaggtggtgcaggtgatggggcatttcctgtgacaaagggcacaacgtcgcctccccactgtgccctttttgccctgaggcacattcatgtctgcagagatgaatctgggcaggtgaacaccactggttgacggagcagaaggtgctgcagtggacttgctgtagctagcaagctcctggatgagcagctccctgaaggctagctgtgagatggctGTGCTAGCTGTGCGatgtctctatcaatttcctctataatttgggttaaatctgtatacctagactttgttttagcttttcctgatttattcgcaataatttaaatatataaacttgttaaatgctattgaatatgtactgctatgcgtaacactcgtggctccgtcaagtaggatttgcaatggcgaatgaacctcttttacgccagagtttacgacaaaggctggtcttcaaacgTYtaaccattacatattgccgtttacctcagctcattggcgaTCTTCCAAgatagatttcaagatgatcagtggtcattgggccaaaatacagtcaatcaacgatagaccggtcctaccattggtgcgcaatgaggtcattgattggtgtcttcaaatcggtttgtttcggtcaatacgtcccgggaaaagagccatcatgtatggttgtgttagtaacaaccagaggattgcaatgaaaccaaccatgactggataaacatttgtttagtgtgtgtaattaccacgaacgcttcgtccaaagttgaatgagagggaaatcacgacgcaaccggtttacaaatgtttcgtgttaggctataaacatagattttatcaaacaaaacgaacattcactgtgtagttaggacacttggcattgccaccagaggaagatcttcaatagtaagcgatttattttgttatttctgactttcgtgacgctaatgcttggttggaaaatgctagtaatacttgtgtgtgtggggcaccgtcctcagaaaatcggatgtttgcttttgcagtaaacctttttgaaatctgacacagcggctggattaataagacgttcatcttttaaatgatgcaagatacatgtatttacaagaatgtttaatacaacgaatggtgtatttaaaatgttagctctctgcagtttcaccggatgttggcctggtgggacgttagcgtctcacctaccctagagaagttaacgactgtcttggtgtgtttttgaaccatgatagtttgttggtgatgtggaaccaaggaacttgaaacgctCAACCCGTTCACTACagtcctgtaatccacaatcatctcttttgtcttgatcacgttgagggagaggttgttgtcctggcaccacccggccaggtctccgacctcctccctataggctgtctcatcgttgtcggtgatcaggcctaccaccattgtgtcgtcagcaaacttgatggtgttggagtcgtgcttggccacgcagtcgtgggtgaacagggagtacaggggggactaagcacacacccctgagggccccccaatgttgaggatcagcgtggctgtGTTGcctgccaggaagtccaggatccagttgcagaggagggtgtttagtcccagggtccttagcttagtgatgcgctttgtgggtgctgtggtgttgaatgctgagctgtagtcaatgaatagcattctaacAAAAGTggtcattttgtccaggtgggaaagggcagtgtggagtgcgatagagattgcgtcatctgtggatctgttagggcagtatgcaaattggagtgggtctagggtttctgggataatggtgttgatgtgagccatgaccagcctttcaaagcacttcatggctaccgacgtgagtgccacggggcgggtaagtcatttaggcaggttaccttcacgtTCTTGGGCACacagactatggtggtctgcttgaaacatgtaggtattacagacttggtcagggagaggttgaaaatgtcagtttagacacttgacagttggtccaagCATGCTCTGATTACACATGCTgggaatccgtctggccccgtggccttgtgaatgttgacctgttttaaaaggtcttgctcacatcggctacggagtgcGTGATCAAAGCGCGTCAAAAATGGCTAGCttttgtaatgttagctagctaaaatacagTGGTCCRTTCAGTCTTAATTAACAGGCTAAAGTTCTAcagcatctaaagtcaatctggcgKCATCACAAttatgacaaaaggttttcctactaattatttgccttttGAAATGTGTTTGAGACAAATCCAAGTTGTATTGTGGTAGGCTAACGCTAGCTAACGTCAGCGACGCTAGCAATGACAGTGATCATGGTTATCAAAATATACATAACTAGCAGTCTATGGTCTAGATATCTGTATACTCACTACAACTGCTCTGGGGACCAACAAAACACCAACCACCTATTCCGTATGATGGCGTCCTTCGGTAGGGGATACAAACCATAGTTGGTCAATCTGTARAGGGCTTTTCAGTCACAAACGACGTGATCTTTTTCTCGCGGATCCCTATTGAGGGGGTTTGTGTATCTGGCCTGGGTTACCCCGGTGGGAGGAGTTTGAACAGGGTGAGAAGTGATTGCACCTGGCTCCCTGGTGAGAGCCAGGTGCCCGGCTCTGGCCGACGGCGAAGTCATCTCAAAACAAATGTGACGTAAACAAACAcgtggagggaggaggattctGTGTactcacatgcaaaagtgattgcttttggtAAAGACGTTTTATCTGCCTTCTCAATGAAAACGAGTTCAATTCTTACATTTATTTTAGGAAAatatatgtaaactcagcaaaaaaagataaCTCAGTCRTttaaagataattagtaaaaatccaaataacttcacagatcttcattgtaaaagggtttaaacactgtttcccatgcttgttcaatgaaccataaattattaatgaacatgcacctgtYGAACTGTCYTTAAGACACWaacagcttacagacggtaggcaattaaggtcacagttatgaaaacttaggacaccaaagaggccttctactgactctgaaaaacaccaaaagaaagatgcccagggtccctgctcatctgtgtgaacgtgccttaggcatactgcaatgtggccagggcaataaattgaaatgtccgtactgtgagatgcctaagacagcgctacagggagacaggacggacagctgatcgtcctcatagtggcagaccacgtgtaacaacacctgcacaggatcggtacatccaaacatcacacctgcgggacaggtacaggatggcaacaacaactgccgagttacaccaggaacgcacaatccctccatcagtggtcagactgtccacaataggctgagagaggctggactgagggcttgtaggcctgttgtaaggcaggtcctcaccagacatcaccggcaacaacgtcgcctatgggcacaaacccaccgttgctggaccagaccgtactggcaaaaagtgctcttcactgacgagttgcgttgttttctcaccgggggtgatggtcggatttgcgtttatcgtcgaaggaatgaacattacaccgaggcctgtactctggaccgggatcaatttggaggtggagggtccgtcatggtctgggccggtgtgtcacagcatcattggactgagcttgttgtcattgcaggcaatcgcaacgctgtgcgttacagggaagacatcctcctccctcatgtggtacccttcctgcaggctcatcctgacatgaccctccagcttgacaatgccaccagccatactgctagtTCTGTGCGTGATcgcacagcaagaactggcaaatctggtgcagtccatgaggaggagatgcactgcagtacttaatgcagctagtggccacaccagatactgactgttacttttgaaccccccccccctttgttcagggacacattattacatttctgttagtcacatgtcttatggaacttgttcagtttgtctcagttgttgaatcttatgttcatacaaatatttacacatgttaagtttgctgaaaataaatgcagttgacagtgagaggatgtttctttttttgctgagtttgtttctcaaaattatcctatttacactagttaattttgacactagaataaatgtttgactcgTATCGATGCCACAtgccgttttcaaagggattagttggtttttaggggcagtcgctctttaaaatCAACGCACACAGCCCCTCAACATGTGTCTGTCTAATCCTTCTCCACACCCCTCTTTCACCGTGACTGAATACAAGAACAAACTCCTCATTAGAGGAACATCCTGTTATGAGAACATCCCTTTGGatgatgatgttttcatctgtgaTGTCTTGTTCCTCCTAGATCATCGACAGCATCATTGAGGAGAGCCAGAAGGGAATTGTGGCGGAGGAGGCTCTGctgatgggagagagggatgttgAGACAAGGATGGAGTCACAGGTGAAGAAGGAGAATAAGGCCCATGTAGAACCAGAGCATCCTGCTGTGGAACCTCAGCCTGTGGTTGAGAGATCAAAGCAGCCTCAGGAACAGCAGGGAGTGTGTTCCATGGTTCTCCCAGACATCCCCGGCCCGTCGGTTGGGTCACAGGAGCACGTCCAGCCCCCAGACATCACCAGCACCCTGGGTCAGGGCCAGAGTCAACCAGACCTCCCGCCGGACCTCCCTGACCTACCCCGGGTGTCTGCAGAGGACAGGGAGCAGAGACCTGCAGACATCCTAGACCAGGTCTGTGAGGGGGACAAGAAGCCAGGTGACTCCACCGACCCTGGGCCTTCTAAACCCCCACGGCAGTTCACTGTAGAGCCCGACATTGTAGCCAGCACCAAGAAGCCTCCGCCCTCACGCCCCCCTCCTCCCAGCGGAGCTCCTCCTCCACGACCACCTCCCCCATCCCGACCTGCTCTACCCCTCAGCAAGAAGTCCCAGGAGTGTATGAGGCCCACAGGACTGGATGGTAAATAACGCTGTACTTGTTTCTCCAAACACACCCAATTGTATAAGGTCAATAGACTGAATGCtgatatgcatgtcaattaaAAATGTTCCTACAGGGAATGTTCCTACAGTTCTGTCCCCACACCTACTACTTATAATTTCTATTAAAATTAAGGTTGTAGGTAATTTAATTGTTAACCATGGAGACAAGGTTACTGTGTTGACCTTTGACCCTGCATGTCTGCTGTGTGATTGGCCTTTGTGTGCAGCGGAGCCAGAGGAGCCGTGTGGCCTGGTGTCTCCCAGCAGCACAGTGAGAGGCATCACCAAGGATCTGCAGCACTCTCTGGACTTGGCCAGCGCCACCAGCGGGGACAAGGTGGTCACAGCACAGGTCAGTTGGTATTTGTTTCCCATGCGTTCCATTGGCACAGCACACAGGTCCWCTAATTGTTTGCCCaagaagtacagtgcattcgggaagtattcagaccacttccctttttcacattttgttacattacagcctcattctaaaatgtattacgtcctattttttcctcatcaatctacacacactactacataaTAACKaagcaaaaacaggtttttagtatttttctgctaatttattaaaaatacaataccttatttacataagtgttcagaccctttgctatgagactRGAAAtttatctcaggtgcatcctgtttccattgatcatccttgagctgtttctacaacttgattggagtccacctgtggtaaattcaattgattggacatgatttgaaaggcacacctgtctatataaaggtcctacagttgacagtgcatgtcagagcaaaaaccaagccatgaggtcaaaggaatgtGTCCGaagagctctgagacaagattgtgtcgaggcacagatctggggaagggtaccaaaaaatgtctgcagcattgaaggtccccaagaacacagtggcctccatcattcttaaatggaagaggtttggagccaccaagactcttcctagagctggccgcccggccaaactgagtaatcgggggagaagggccttggtcagggaggtgaccaagaacccgatggtcagtctgacagagcctcaaagtggagatgggagaaccttctagaaggacaacctgaatgtccttgagtggcccgcacttgaacctgatctaacatctctggaSagacctgaaaatagctgtgcagcgacactccccatccaacctgaccgagcttgagaagatctgcagggaagaatgggagaagttccccaaatacaggtgtgccaagcttgtaccgtcatacccaagaaaactcgaggctgtaatcgctgccaaaggtgcttcaacaaagtactgcgtaaagagtctgaatacttatgtaaatgtaatatttcagtttattatttttaatacatttgcaaaaatgtctaaacctgMttttgctttgtcattattgggtattgtgtgtaMattgatgaggggggaaaaaacaatcaattttagaataaggctgtaacgtaacaaaatgtggaaagggggaggtggtctgaatactttccYaatgcactgtatatattcttCTGCACCTGGTGAACACTTTGTCCTGACGAAGACCCAGTCCTTTTCGGATTAAACACTTTAAGAGCGGCATACCAGTGTGTGGATTTACTTTTAGTTCTATGTTGTCCTCTTTAACAGCCTTTAACAATTTTGAATACCTGTTAGTTGACACCTGTGTGTGTTCCCACAGGAGAATGAGGATGAGCAGGCATCCGGTCCCATTGATGACTCTCTAGGTCCTCAGCGCCCACGCTCCAACTCTGGCAGAGAGCTGACTGATGAGGTACGTATCGTCGTCTCTGTKTTCCATTCATCCAGCCTTCAGCTCCTTTTATACAGGTTTGCTTCTGTCTACACATAcctttttgagtgtgtgtttccaaTTCATTGATTGGGTGTGCTGTCTCTGTAATAGGAGATCCTGGCGAGTGTGATGATCAAGAATCTGGACACTGGGGAGGAGATCCCTCTGATCCAGGCAGAGGAGAAGCTTCCTACAGGGATCAACCCACTCACATTACACATCATGAGGAGGACCAAGGAGTACATCACGTAAGAACTGCTCTCCTATTACCTCAACTATTCTAATATCTCATGGGCTCACACCAATCCCTGGTATATGGTTAAAAAACATACAGCTATATAATCATTCCCCTGTGCTAACAGATTGGGTAAGGAGCACTCACATGCAGCAATACAGAAGAAGATACCACCGTTTGTTCCTTTTTTCCTGTCAGGAATGACGCCGCACAGTCCGATGATGATGACAGAGGCCAGGCTCCGCTGACTGACACAGACGGAGGGAAGCTGAAACAGAAAACGTAAGACTTGGAACAGTGCCCTGCCTTTTGCTGTGGTTACAGTRTTTCCTCTCTGCTGCTGTGACAGAGCCTGTGATAAAGTTCATGGAGTTTTATGTCTCCTCTGTCTTCACTCCCCTAGCACTCGGCTGAAGAAGTTCCTGGGCAAGTCTGTGAAGAGGGCCAAGCATCTGGCTGAGGAGTATGGGGAGAAGGCCGTCAACAAGGTGAAGAGTGTCCGTGATGAAGGTATGCCAAACCCCACCCCAATCACATGCCTGCTTGTTTTCATGATGGACATATTTGTATTTGCTCTTCATRAGTTGGTCAGTAGTTTTGCTGCTGTTTAGTCTCACGGCGTGGTTGTTGTCTCAGTTTTCCATAACGACCAGGATGACCCGTCGTCCAGTGACGATGAGGGGATGCCCTACACCCGGCCTGTCAAGTTCAAGGCAGCCCACAGCTTCAAGGGCCCCTTCGACTTTGATCAGGTTAAGGTGGTCCAGGACCTGAGCGGAGAGCACATGGTAAGATTGTGTTTTAATTTGTCAGTGCTTTCATTCCATTAAACAATTGACTACTGCCATGACTGAAGCATATGTTACCATGAATGTAGATGTAAAACGtgagtatatgtatatatttgccAAATCCTTGTTCTGTGGTTCCTTCAGGGTGCAGTGTGGACCATGAAGTTCTCTCACTGCGGGAGGCTGTTGGCGACAGCAGGCCAGGACAACGTGGTGCGAATCTGGGTTCTGAAAAATTCCTTTGACTACTTCAACAACATGAGGGCAAAGTACAACACTGAAGGTAGGTAGACCGTGAGTAGTTTAGTTTCTCTCTCTACCYCACCTTTGGAAAATGTAAGGCTTGTTTGGTGGGTTTCTCATGGTTCCTCCCTTTATGTTGTCAACCAGGTCgtgtgtctccctctccctctcaggaAAGCCTGTGTTCCTCCAAATCAGACACGGACGGTGGGGTGAGTAAGGTTAGGACCGGTCTGTGATATAATCAGATGCATGGTTTATTTGTGTTAACTCAAACCACTAAAGGAGGAAGTAATAGCTCAATCACACCCAGTTGTCTAGAAGGTCTAACTTAACCAGTGTTACCATTCAGACCTCAGCACCAGTCTGACAGACAACAGTGTCTTCTGTTCCCAGATGAGCAGTGTTCCTGAAGACCCTGAGGACAAGAATCTCCCCTTCCGCCAAGTCCCGTTCTGCAAGTACAAGGGTCATACAGCTGARCTGCTTGACCTGTCCTGGTCAAAGGTGATACTCCAAATCCCTTTCCTCCTTTAAAAAAAGCAACACTCCCAAATGACTGTACACTGTGTCCTAATATTCCTTGTGTTCTTTGTATCCAGAACTACTTCCTGCTTTCCTCYTCGATGGATAAGACCGTCCGACTGTGGCACATATCCAGGAGAGAGTGTCTATGRTGCTTTCAGCATATTGACTTTGTCACAGCCATCGCTTTCCATCCCAGAGTAAGTGGgcctctgtgagcttgtgtgcctTTGTTAGTGCGTGTTTAGGTTTAAGTATGGACCTTTTTAAGCGCAGAGTGAGTTGGCTATATTTGTGTTCTGACTCTGATAGCCAGACTAATTATCTGTTATTTCTCCTAGGATGACAGGTACTTTCTGAGTGGCTCTCTGGATGGGAAACTGCGTCTGTGGAACATCCCAGACAAGAAGGTGGCTCTGTGGAACGAGGTGGATGGACAAACACGCCTCATCACTGCTGCCAACTTCTGCCAGAACGGGAAGTACGCTGTCATTGGCACCTACGATGGCCGCTGCATCTTCTACGACACAGAGGTACGGTGGAGGGAGAATTAAACACTGTTCCTCAAGTTTGAAGAATCATTATTTCAGGCAATGTTTGATTCTTTGAGCATTACAATGGCTGAACATAATTATGAAAATGAGGAACACAGGAAATGGTTCACCATTTCTAAGTTGGTTCTTTTTTCAGCGCCTTAAATACCACACCCAGATCCATGTACGGTCAACCAGAGGCAGGAACCGAGTGGGACGGAAAATCACAGGCATCGAGCCTCTGCCTGGAGAGAACAAGGTATAGCCATGCTCTGATGAACTTTCCATAGACATGCCTCTCTGGAGATGACCTACTAGTGACCAATGTTCCCACTAAGCTGCACACATTTGTGGGCGTGCAGCTCCCCGGGACTGccgcgcagaagaaatatcagcccacgcaAAGAAAcacaagattgaacttcactcaactttctctagttttcccccttagttaacactattaacatttccctttactgtgggaattgtgatcaaatcaacgcATTATtatccactttcaatgcaacataccaaaactaactatgcaagagattttgttgtaggtagGCAGAATGCATCGGAGTAGTATTCCATTTTATTGACACGCACGACTCAGCCCATACTCTGGTCATGCCGCAGCGGTCTGTgtaatcagagctgcagtaggcttaTATGCAAATAGACAATTGTCATATaaagttcattcggaaagtattcagaccccttcacttttccacattttgttacgttacagctgtattctaaaattgattaaatacaaatcctcaatctacacacaataccccataatgacaaagcaaatttgTCTAAAAATGGCTatacacctgtttttgctttgtcattatggggggggggggggtgttatatTTTtaccttaactaggcaagtcagttaagaacaaattcgaatttacaatgactgccaaaccttaacccggatgacgctgggccaattgtgcaccgccctatgggactctcaatcacggccggttgtgataaagcctggaatcaaaccagggtctgtagtgactcctctagcgctgatgcagtaccttagaccactgcgccacttgggagctccttgatgagggggggaaaatgattaaatccatttcagaataaggctgtaacgtaacaaaatgtggYaaaagtcaaggggtctgacgttccaaatgcactgtatggatctgtgccattcactttgaactggactatgTCCAGggtgagcggtcgtgagtagatgcgcttgttctgagatcaaagcaagagctgcatgtagccgcGTGTGtacatatcctttgctagttagtgagttattagcccattTTATAGATCATTTGGGGGAGTGATTGCAATGMGGGTGTGATTGCTTCCTATAAGAGCACAAaactagacatctttgaaaagtgagtcaggtaaagagcttttttttgtcttaatggggcagtgttgtattttgagacaggcttgaataagcMaagtagccaataggcagagggtagtatcatttgtctgattctctgtaataataataatgcatRttattttgtaaagtggtttcttgcatcaaacacattctcagtcacctccttgtctgacgGACAAGTGGTTATATAAACAGgttgtcaagccctgcatgttttttttccaaAAGTCTCATGMAATGTAGGccaacattgaacaccacacaaagGCTGCTACAGTAGGCTGAATGATGTACTGCtatcatgttaaaatgttatgggatgcattttctctatTGTTTTTGACGGTaagccactctggtaggcctacattatgatcaaataaccacagtagcctacttgaccactgtctgaaactgtaacttaaaaTTGAGGGTACGTTGCTAGTGACAGTTGTCCTTTAGCTAAGTCTCTTTATTTTGTTATTAGATTCTGGTAACCTCCAATGACTGCAGGATCCGCCTGTATGACCTAAGGGACCTGTCTCTGTCCATGAAGTACAAGGGTTATGTCAACAGCAGTAGTCAGATCAAAGCCAGCTTCAGGTGAGAACAGCTCCACCTCAGTCCACCATGTTCAATGTTGCCGGTCAACAAATCGTGAGGAACTGCTACGCTCTTTATTTTCCAGCCATGACTATTCGTTCATTGTGAGTGGCTCAGAAGACAAGTACGTGTACATCTGGAGCACCTACCATGATCTGAGCAAGTTTACCTCCGTACGACGAGACCGCAATGACTTCTGGGAGGGAATTAAAGGTACCTAGATACTGTAGTGGTGCTCAGGTCTTTACTGTTGGTAACATGAAAGTTTGGGTGTAGTGTCCCGCCGCTAATTCTAGTCTCTTGTCTTTCAGCCCACAATGCAGTAGTGACATCGGCCATTTTCGCCCCCCATCCTAACCTGATCGTCCCCCAGGAGGCGGGGGCAGAGAAAGCGGGGGCTGGGGCCGATGCAGAGTGTAAGAGCGTGGACTCCACTGATTCCGAGACCATTCCCTCAGGTACAGCATGCCGGTTTCTGTATGCTTAAAGACTCAGAGGGATTACCATAAACTGATAtatggtttgtgttgagtggataATAAAACATATTATTTTGTATACTTTCAATGCTTAACATGGTATTTCTTTTCCACAGGGGCTCTGAAGGCCGATCATACAGAGGTTCTGCTCTCTGCTGACTTCACCGGCGCCATTAAAGTTTTcatcaatgtaaaaaaatactGAGCACTTCTGCCTTAAAGGCTTCACCCTGAACTCTTGTCAGTGTGCCAGTGTACAGTCCTACCATGGAGGCAGAGCAACACGCGGCCCTGCCAATGCTTCTAAAACTGGACAATTTCCTACTGGTGAGTGCTCCGGGAGGGAGGAGTTACCCTCCGGAG is a window of Salvelinus sp. IW2-2015 linkage group LG5, ASM291031v2, whole genome shotgun sequence DNA encoding:
- the LOC111964223 gene encoding WD repeat-containing protein 44 isoform X2, whose amino-acid sequence is MASDSDTEEFYDAAEDVNFTPPPKLTPTQFVLPTPQGVVESSPEDVAVGLATLEARQDDPIQIIDSIIEESQKGIVAEEALLMGERDVETRMESQVKKENKAHVEPEHPAVEPQPVVERSKQPQEQQGVCSMVLPDIPGPSVGSQEHVQPPDITSTLGQGQSQPDLPPDLPDLPRVSAEDREQRPADILDQVCEGDKKPGDSTDPGPSKPPRQFTVEPDIVASTKKPPPSRPPPPSGAPPPRPPPPSRPALPLSKKSQECMRPTGLDAEPEEPCGLVSPSSTVRGITKDLQHSLDLASATSGDKVVTAQENEDEQASGPIDDSLGPQRPRSNSGRELTDEEILASVMIKNLDTGEEIPLIQAEEKLPTGINPLTLHIMRRTKEYITNDAAQSDDDDRGQAPLTDTDGGKLKQKTTRLKKFLGKSVKRAKHLAEEYGEKAVNKVKSVRDEVFHNDQDDPSSSDDEGMPYTRPVKFKAAHSFKGPFDFDQVKVVQDLSGEHMGAVWTMKFSHCGRLLATAGQDNVVRIWVLKNSFDYFNNMRAKYNTEGRVSPSPSQESLCSSKSDTDGGMSSVPEDPEDKNLPFRQVPFCKYKGHTAELLDLSWSKNYFLLSSSMDKTVRLWHISRRECLXCFQHIDFVTAIAFHPRDDRYFLSGSLDGKLRLWNIPDKKVALWNEVDGQTRLITAANFCQNGKYAVIGTYDGRCIFYDTERLKYHTQIHVRSTRGRNRVGRKITGIEPLPGENKILVTSNDCRIRLYDLRDLSLSMKYKGYVNSSSQIKASFSHDYSFIVSGSEDKYVYIWSTYHDLSKFTSVRRDRNDFWEGIKAHNAVVTSAIFAPHPNLIVPQEAGAEKAGAGADAECKSVDSTDSETIPSGALKADHTEVLLSADFTGAIKVFINVKKY
- the LOC111964223 gene encoding WD repeat-containing protein 44 isoform X1 produces the protein MASDSDTEEFYDAAEDVNFTPPPKLTPTQFVLPTPQGVVESSPEDVAVGLATLEARQDDPIQIIDSIIEESQKGIVAEEALLMGERDVETRMESQVKKENKAHVEPEHPAVEPQPVVERSKQPQEQQGVCSMVLPDIPGPSVGSQEHVQPPDITSTLGQGQSQPDLPPDLPDLPRVSAEDREQRPADILDQVCEGDKKPGDSTDPGPSKPPRQFTVEPDIVASTKKPPPSRPPPPSGAPPPRPPPPSRPALPLSKKSQECMRPTGLDAEPEEPCGLVSPSSTVRGITKDLQHSLDLASATSGDKVVTAQENEDEQASGPIDDSLGPQRPRSNSGRELTDEEILASVMIKNLDTGEEIPLIQAEEKLPTGINPLTLHIMRRTKEYITNDAAQSDDDDRGQAPLTDTDGGKLKQKTTRLKKFLGKSVKRAKHLAEEYGEKAVNKVKSVRDEVFHNDQDDPSSSDDEGMPYTRPVKFKAAHSFKGPFDFDQVKVVQDLSGEHMGAVWTMKFSHCGRLLATAGQDNVVRIWVLKNSFDYFNNMRAKYNTEGRVSPSPSQESLCSSKSDTDGGVSKMSSVPEDPEDKNLPFRQVPFCKYKGHTAELLDLSWSKNYFLLSSSMDKTVRLWHISRRECLXCFQHIDFVTAIAFHPRDDRYFLSGSLDGKLRLWNIPDKKVALWNEVDGQTRLITAANFCQNGKYAVIGTYDGRCIFYDTERLKYHTQIHVRSTRGRNRVGRKITGIEPLPGENKILVTSNDCRIRLYDLRDLSLSMKYKGYVNSSSQIKASFSHDYSFIVSGSEDKYVYIWSTYHDLSKFTSVRRDRNDFWEGIKAHNAVVTSAIFAPHPNLIVPQEAGAEKAGAGADAECKSVDSTDSETIPSGALKADHTEVLLSADFTGAIKVFINVKKY